The segment AGATAGCAAAGGTGGAGATGTTCCACGAGTCAAGATACAGAAAACTTATAGAGAATATCGCAACAGGAAAAGTATTTAAGAAGGATAAGGCAATAAAGTGGCACTGCAGGAACTGTGGGTATATCTTTGAAGGAACAGAGGCGCCAAAAGAATGTCCTGCATGCAGGCACCCGCAGTCGTATTATGAACTCCTCGCAGAGAATTATTAATAATGAGGACAGGACTGGGGTTTGATATACACAGGTTTGCAGAAGGAAGAAGGTTGATACTCGGTGGTATCCATATACCTTTTGAAAAAGGGCTTTCAGGTCATAGTGATGGAGATGTCCTCTTACATTCCCTCTCAGATGCAATCCTCGGTGCAATGGGAAAGCCGGATATAGGGTATTTCTTTCCTGATACAGATAGCAAAACAGAAGGGATTGATAGCAGGAGAATTGTTGAAAAGGTGCTTTTTATAATGAGGGAAGAGGGATATTATATAGAAAATATTGATATTATTATGCTCTGTGAAGTTCCTAAACTCCTTCCTTTTTCCGAAGCAATAAAAAAGAACCTTTCAGAGATACTTGATATTGATACAGGGAAAATTGGTTTTAAGGCAAAGACATATGAAGGGATGGGAGATATAGGAAGTGGCGATGCATGTGCCTGTTTTGTATCAGTGCTTATAGATAGAGGTAGAGAGTAAATCAAAAGATTTTTACAGTTTAAACAGAGGGGGTGCATACTGAGAAAGAATGTTTTTCTCTCTATTTTTGTTATGTTGATTGTCCTATCACCATTTATCTTCCTCAAAATAAAACATATAAATCCATTCAGGATACAATATAAGATTATAGAGGGATATATTGCAGAAGGGGATATTTTAGGAGAGGTTCTTCTGTCAAATGGGTTACCTGACTCTCAGGCATCAGCAATTACAGAAGAGTTAAAAAAGGTATTTGATGTTAGAAAGTGCAGGATAGGTGATAGATGGGAGCTTTATTTCTCTGAGGAAGGGCAGTTTGTAAAGTTTATATATTATGATGGTCCTATTGACTTTTATGTTGTGGAGTTTAACCCTGATAGCAATACATATTTCGCTTCTGCAAAACAGATAGAGGTTGAAAAAAAGGTATGTGGAGTTTCTGGAAGGATAGCAAGTTCTTTGTATGAAAGTATGATAGCTCTTAACATCAATCCAGAACTCATAATCCAGTTTGCGGAGATTTTTGCATCAAAGGTGGACTTTTTCACTGACTGTCAGACAGGGGATACATTTACACTTTTATGGGATGCCTATGTAGATAAGAAAGGTAATTCTTTGAAAGATGTGAGGATAGTGGCAGCATCTTATACCTCTTCTGATAATACCTTTTATGGTTTTTTCTTTGAACCTCCTGATGGAAGATGTGGGTATTATGACGAAAACGGAAAGAGTGTAGAAACAGCTTTCTTAAAAGCACCACTGAACTACAGAAGAATATCCTCTTATTTTTCATACAGACGGCTTCATCCGATATACAGGGTCTATAGACCACACCTCGGTATTGATTATTCTGCTCCGAAAGGAACACCTGTTTCATCCATAGGAGATGGGACAGTGCAGTTTTCTGGATGGAAGAAAGGGCTGGGAAAGACAGTTATAGTGAGGCATCCGAATGGTTATACATCCTGGTATGGGCATCTTTCAAAGGTATCTGTTTCAGGAGGTAAGAAGGTGAGGAAAGGGCAGGTGATAGGTTATGTCGGAGCAACAGGTGTTGCAACAGGTCCTCATCTGGATTTCCGTCTACAGAAAGGAGGAAGGTTTGTTAACTTTCTTGCAATAAAGATGCCTCCTTCATACCCGCTTGAAGAAAAATATCTTCCGGAATTTAATGAAATGAAGGATATGCTTATAAGCAGAATGGAGTCCATAAAAGAAGAACACACAATAGTCATAGTTGAAGAGAAAAAGTAGATGTAGATATCTCCACTCTTCTCCTGTGTTTTCTTCTTTAGGAGAAGAGGAATAACATTGAGTTTTGCATAAGGTAGGTTATTATGGGAATTATACTTGCTTCAAGGTCACCGAGAAGGCAGGAATTGCTCAGACAAATCACAGATGGGTTTGTTATTGTTCCTTCCTGTGTAGATGAGTCAAAGATAGAAGAAAAAGACCCGGTAAGGTTTGCTGTAAAAGCAGCAGTATTGAAAGCAAAAGATGTGGCGGATAAATATCCAGATGATACGGTTATAGGTGCGGATACTGTTGTTGTACTGGGTAATAAAATTATAGGTAAACCGAAGGATGAAGAGGATGCGAGAAGGATTCTAAAGATGTTGTCAGGTACTAAACACAGGGTAATAACAGGGATGGCAGTATATAGAAAAAAAGATAACAAACTTCTTACAGGCTATGAGGTAAGTTATATAAAATTTAAAGACCTGTCAGATGATGATATAGAGGAAGAGATAGGGAAAAAAGAATATATGGACAAGGCAGGCGCATATGCAATCCAGTCGGTTGGTGATAGATTTGTTGAGGAACTGAAAGGGGATTATAACAATGTTGTTGGGCTTCCTGTAAAAAAATTGAAGGTGCTTATGGATATATTTGATACCCCTGAGGAGGAGATAGAGATTGTGGATATGGCTTTTCCAGAGAGATGGGCAGTGGGTAAAAGTAGAGGTATGGTGATTTTTGTATCCGATGCTGTCCTGGGCGATAAAGTTAAGGTAAACATTACAGAAAGAAAGAAAAAATTTGCCTATGGTATGGTAAAAGAAATTGTTGTGATATCTCCTTACAGGATAGAACCATTATGTAAACACTTTGGTTTGTGTGGCGGATGTACAATGCAGAATCTTTTATATGAAAAGCAATTACAACTTAAAGGTAGATACCTTTTAAATACCATCCAGAAGATAGCGGGGAGGAATATTCTCAGTGGTGTCAATGTTTTTCCTGTCGTTCCTTCTCCAGATATTTTTTACTACAGGAACAAGATGGAATTTGCCTTTGGAGAGAAGGATGGTAGTATAGTTCTCGGACTTAAGGAAAGGATGGCTCGCTCATCTGGATATTATAAAAATACCATACCTCTTTCAGAATGCAGTATATTCAGTGATACAGTACAGGATATATTTCCCGTATTTACACATTTTGTAAAAAAGACAGGGTTAGGGGTTTATGATACATATACACATCAGGGGTTTTTTCGCCATCTTGTAGTAAGAGAGGGAAAGAAAACAGGAGAAAGGATGATATTAATGGTTACAAGGAGTGGAGAACCCCCTGATATGACAGGACTGCTGGAGGTTATGCCGAAGAGTGTTAAAAGTTTGTGGTGGGTTGAGAACAACCGTATATCAGATGTTGTGGCATTTGAGAGAAAACATAATCTTTATGGGAGTCCATTTATAACAGAGGAGATAGGAGGGTTAAAGTTCAGGATAACTCCTCAGTGTTTTTTCCAGCCGAATACAAAGGCAGCAGCACTTTTATACACACAGATAAAGGAAGAACTAAAAGAGGCAGGTGTAGAATATCTTCTCGGACTTTACTGTGGCAGTGGGGTTATGGAGATTTTTTTATCATCCGCAGTAAAACAAACTTCAGGGATTGATATAGAACCATCAAATATAGAGGCAGCAGAAGAGAATTGCAGGATAAATAATATTAAAAACTGTAAGTTCTATCAGTGTTCTGTGGAAGATATATTCAGTAGAAAGTTTAAAGGGGAATTGAAAGAGCCAGATGCAGTGATTGTTGACCCGCCGAGGGCGGGTTTAAGCGGGAAAGCGATGAAAAACATTATCTCTCTAAAGAGTAAAAGGATAATATATGTTTCCTGTAATGTCCCTGCCTTTGCGAGAGATGCTGCAGTGCTCTACCAGACAGGATACCATCTTGAAAAAATATATTCTTTTGACTTTTTCCCGCATACTCCACACCTTGAGACATTAGGGATATTTATGAGGAAGTAATTTTATCTGTATAGTGCTACTCTTTTTTTATTCCTATCTCTGTGGAAGGAGATGCTTTTTGATATTTTGCTATAATTTCTACAAATTTTTCAAAGGGAATTACATTTTCGGTTATATCTTTGAAGTCCTTTATAAACTCGTCCAGTGCTTCAGGGGAGATAAAACCTTCTCGTATCTTCATATACAGTGTTTCAAAGACCTTTCTATCTAACTTATCTGTTATCCTGGAAAGTTCTTCATATATTGCTTCTTTCCTCTTTTCTTCAACAATGGTGATGAATTCTTCTTCCATCGCCTGTTCTGCTCTTATCCCAAATTCATATCCGGAAGCAATCTCTTCTATTATTTTCATCTGCCTTATTCTTTTTCTGGTAGCCATCTGTACACAGATATGTCCGTATATTATAGGCATTAATATAAGAGGGATACCGAAGTACATTCCTGTCCATGTAATACCTATAAAGTTTGTTATACCAATACTACTTCCTTCGTATACCTTTTTTATATACTCGAGGAATGAAGTAAATACACCTTCTCTTAATGCAAATGTCCATGAATATATAAAGTCAGATAAAATGAGAATGACTCCAAGGATAACACCTCTTATATACCCATAGTCCTGTGCGTTTTCTTCTGTGAGCGTTATGGGGATACCTAAAAATTTCTGGACAGGGAGAAGCATTGTTTTAGTAATGACTGAAAGTTTTTCTTTTATCTCATTAATGGAGTCCTCAAAGGAACCATACACCACCATATTTCTCTCAGTCCCTCTGTATATCCCTACGAATTTATTGACAGGTATAGAGAAGTCAGCGCTGAAATAAGGAAAAAGAAAATTTTTCTTTGTGTAAATAGTCCATACACCGTAAGGCGTTTCTACATCCGTTTCTCTATTATATCCGAGGTATCCTAACAACTGATATGTCCGTGGGTTTATATCCTTGAAATATCTAATAATTTCGTAGGTATTTTTTAATGTTTCTTCCATAGGAATCATTGTATATCAAAACCCCCTTTTTGTAAAAATCTTGTTTTTCCAGCACGGTCTCTCTTCTATGAGTAGAGAGCAAAGATAGAGGAATCAAGATTTAAAGTACTTCTGTACCCTGTCCGTACGACCACTTGACAAAATTTAAGGATAGGTGTATGTATAATGTAAATTTTTACGAAATATATAAAATGGATATAAAAAAGATAGCAAAAGAGTGTGGGGTTTCAATAGCAACAGTTTCAAGGGTACTGAATAATAGACCAGATGTTGCAGAGGAAACGAGAAAGAAAATATTGGAAGTAATAGAAGAGTATGAGTTTGTTCCCAATCGTCTGGCAAAGAGTTTTGTTCAAAAGAAAACATTCACTATCGGAATTACGCCTCCTGCTATGCTATCTCCTATGTTTGCAGACACTTTCTTTCCTCTTCTGATCAGCGGTATGGAAGAGCCACTATCCAGTGAAAAATATAACCTTTTGGTACTTTATGCTACACCATCAGAGGTGCAGAAAAAGACATATTTTGTAAATCTGTTTAAAAGCAAACAGTTGGACGGGTTAATCCTTCTGAATGTAGGAGAAGATAACCCTGCCTTTATACTTTTAGAAGAGAAAGGATATCCTTATGTGTCTACAGGTAGAATAAGCAACAATCAAAAAGGGAGTTTCATAGATACAGACAATATAAAACGGACATATAAGGTATAAATTATGGAGGTAATGAAATATGAGAAATGAAAAGAAAGGACTTGTATGGGTGATACCAGATGGAGACCTTCCACCACCTGGAAAAGGAAAGATAAAAGGACATGAATCTCTTATTATCATTAACACAGGGAAGAAGAAAGCAGAGATTACCATTGATATATATTTTGAAGATAAGCCACCTGTGAAAGGAATTAAGGATGTGGTGGAGGCAGAGAGGGTAAGGTGTTTCCGTCTTGATAAGCCGATAGGGAAACAAAAATACAGGATACCTTATGGTCAATATGGAATGGTTGTAAAAAGCAATGTCCCTGTCGTGGTGCAGTTTGGCAGGGCAGATGTGCGACAGCCAAACCTTGCATACTACTGTACGATGGCATATTCTGTGAGATAGTAGGATACAGTGAAAGCAGCGATTACAGATGGAAAAGGGAGTGTGTGGATAGATAAAGTACCTGTTCCTGAACCAGGACCTTATCGCTGTCTCTGTAAAACACTTGCCTGTGCTACCTGTACAGGAACGGATATTAAGATAGTACACAACAAACTGCCCTAGAGACAAAATTATCCTAAGGATGTTATAACATGAGAGTGTGGGAAAGGTGATACAAAGAGGGAAAAAAGTAAAATATATAAAGGAAGGAGACATAATCCTCAGACCCACAGTGTTCTATCCTGGATAAAAATCAGGGAGTTATTATTCTATCTGGGGGTGGATTTGCTGAATATGGACTTGGGATGGATACACAGTCATTCATTGAAGACCATCCCGATAAGGATCCGGGCTACGGAAAATTTCAGATAAGTGTCCCGTCTGATATAGAACCAGCCGACGCCACCATGCTTATTACCCTTAAAGAGACAACTGGCTATGTAGCAGACATGGGAATAACACTGAATGATAGTGTAGTCGTAATTGGTGCAGGCCCTGTTGCAATGTGCATGGTCTTTTTTGCCAAACTAAAAGGTGCATACCCTGTTATTGCTATTGCGAGAAGGGATAGCCCCTTGAAAACATAAAA is part of the bacterium genome and harbors:
- a CDS encoding M23 family metallopeptidase, which translates into the protein MLIVLSPFIFLKIKHINPFRIQYKIIEGYIAEGDILGEVLLSNGLPDSQASAITEELKKVFDVRKCRIGDRWELYFSEEGQFVKFIYYDGPIDFYVVEFNPDSNTYFASAKQIEVEKKVCGVSGRIASSLYESMIALNINPELIIQFAEIFASKVDFFTDCQTGDTFTLLWDAYVDKKGNSLKDVRIVAASYTSSDNTFYGFFFEPPDGRCGYYDENGKSVETAFLKAPLNYRRISSYFSYRRLHPIYRVYRPHLGIDYSAPKGTPVSSIGDGTVQFSGWKKGLGKTVIVRHPNGYTSWYGHLSKVSVSGGKKVRKGQVIGYVGATGVATGPHLDFRLQKGGRFVNFLAIKMPPSYPLEEKYLPEFNEMKDMLISRMESIKEEHTIVIVEEKK
- the rlmD gene encoding 23S rRNA (uracil(1939)-C(5))-methyltransferase RlmD, which produces MGIILASRSPRRQELLRQITDGFVIVPSCVDESKIEEKDPVRFAVKAAVLKAKDVADKYPDDTVIGADTVVVLGNKIIGKPKDEEDARRILKMLSGTKHRVITGMAVYRKKDNKLLTGYEVSYIKFKDLSDDDIEEEIGKKEYMDKAGAYAIQSVGDRFVEELKGDYNNVVGLPVKKLKVLMDIFDTPEEEIEIVDMAFPERWAVGKSRGMVIFVSDAVLGDKVKVNITERKKKFAYGMVKEIVVISPYRIEPLCKHFGLCGGCTMQNLLYEKQLQLKGRYLLNTIQKIAGRNILSGVNVFPVVPSPDIFYYRNKMEFAFGEKDGSIVLGLKERMARSSGYYKNTIPLSECSIFSDTVQDIFPVFTHFVKKTGLGVYDTYTHQGFFRHLVVREGKKTGERMILMVTRSGEPPDMTGLLEVMPKSVKSLWWVENNRISDVVAFERKHNLYGSPFITEEIGGLKFRITPQCFFQPNTKAAALLYTQIKEELKEAGVEYLLGLYCGSGVMEIFLSSAVKQTSGIDIEPSNIEAAEENCRINNIKNCKFYQCSVEDIFSRKFKGELKEPDAVIVDPPRAGLSGKAMKNIISLKSKRIIYVSCNVPAFARDAAVLYQTGYHLEKIYSFDFFPHTPHLETLGIFMRK
- a CDS encoding sensory rhodopsin transducer; amino-acid sequence: MRNEKKGLVWVIPDGDLPPPGKGKIKGHESLIIINTGKKKAEITIDIYFEDKPPVKGIKDVVEAERVRCFRLDKPIGKQKYRIPYGQYGMVVKSNVPVVVQFGRADVRQPNLAYYCTMAYSVR
- a CDS encoding LacI family transcriptional regulator, which produces MYNVNFYEIYKMDIKKIAKECGVSIATVSRVLNNRPDVAEETRKKILEVIEEYEFVPNRLAKSFVQKKTFTIGITPPAMLSPMFADTFFPLLISGMEEPLSSEKYNLLVLYATPSEVQKKTYFVNLFKSKQLDGLILLNVGEDNPAFILLEEKGYPYVSTGRISNNQKGSFIDTDNIKRTYKV
- the ispF gene encoding 2-C-methyl-D-erythritol 2,4-cyclodiphosphate synthase; its protein translation is MRTGLGFDIHRFAEGRRLILGGIHIPFEKGLSGHSDGDVLLHSLSDAILGAMGKPDIGYFFPDTDSKTEGIDSRRIVEKVLFIMREEGYYIENIDIIMLCEVPKLLPFSEAIKKNLSEILDIDTGKIGFKAKTYEGMGDIGSGDACACFVSVLIDRGRE